The Thermodesulfobacteriota bacterium sequence AAACCTTTTGCCATCCAGCTGTCAGGTAGAAGGAATATTAATGTATCTCCTCCGTCACCATCTTTATCCGGCAGTTCTCTGAACTCTAAACCGGCTATATCCCTGATAGCGTCCTTTATCCTTGCCTTGTTCTTCCTTTGCCGGGATATCACGTAATCAAGCCTTGAAAGCTGAATTACCCCTATTGCTCCCTGTATCTCACTCATACGATAGTTAAATCCGGTAATACTCTTAGTGTCTTTTCCCCTCGGAACGTCGGTTCTATGCTCATGTCCATGGTCATGGAAGCAGGCGCTTCTAAAGTACATTCCTTCATCGTTGGTAACAACCATCCCTCCTTCACCGGTGGTTATCGTCTTAACGAAGTCAAAGCTGAAACAACCAATGTCTCCTATGGTTCCTGTCTTTCTGCCTTTATAGCTTGATCCACATGCCTGGCAAGAATCTTCCAGTACTTTGATTCCATGTCTCTTTGCAATGTCGCATATCTCATCCATTTTAGCAGGGACTCCAAGCATGTGAACAGGGATTATGGCTTTGGTTTTATTGGTGATCTTTGCCTCAAGGTCATTTGGGTCCATATTGAATGATTGGTCTATCTCTGTAATCACGGGGACAGCTCCTGCCTCCAATATGGCTTCGATGGTAGCCACAAATGTAAAAGACTGGGTTATCACCTCATCTCCCGGTTCAATACCCAGAGATGCAAGGGCTACCCGGACTGCTGCTGTACCGGAGGCAACAGCCAGTGCGTAATTCACCCCCATATATTTTGCAATCATTTCTTCAAATTCTACTACCTTGAAGACATCTTTTCGCTTTTCATTAAAACCATATCGAAAGAGAACCCCTCTTTCAAATACGCCCACTACCTCATCTATCTCTTTCTTCCCTAATAATTCTCCACCACCCATAGCTCTATTCC is a genomic window containing:
- a CDS encoding DegT/DnrJ/EryC1/StrS family aminotransferase codes for the protein MGGGELLGKKEIDEVVGVFERGVLFRYGFNEKRKDVFKVVEFEEMIAKYMGVNYALAVASGTAAVRVALASLGIEPGDEVITQSFTFVATIEAILEAGAVPVITEIDQSFNMDPNDLEAKITNKTKAIIPVHMLGVPAKMDEICDIAKRHGIKVLEDSCQACGSSYKGRKTGTIGDIGCFSFDFVKTITTGEGGMVVTNDEGMYFRSACFHDHGHEHRTDVPRGKDTKSITGFNYRMSEIQGAIGVIQLSRLDYVISRQRKNKARIKDAIRDIAGLEFRELPDKDGDGGDTLIFLLPDSWMAKGFEDILTKDGIETKILPSALGWHYIGNWDHIIKRLNRQMGKEIYRRDMWPKSDSILNRAIAIGISVNMTDDYIDRIITGTNKAARLVLS